One Microplitis mediator isolate UGA2020A chromosome 3, iyMicMedi2.1, whole genome shotgun sequence DNA segment encodes these proteins:
- the LOC130665845 gene encoding uncharacterized protein LOC130665845, translating to MDEQSDIQRESMDEVGNLIFSPPLMRKSDTRDSISSIDSDVSLSFDRRGSKSEDADFSDLGSGGDEPDRISPTLSRVTTAATTTESPETCLDNVDNDHVNINEDDKNKGESDGYYSKSSDEASALTPPNSPSNQEEETAIICSDELAEKIAAQVEFYFSDENIVKDAFLLKHVKRNKEGYVSLKLISSFKRVKHLSRDWRIVGAALRAKSTKLQVNELGTKLRRRDPLPQYDQTLPSRTVIAAKLPLEKLTIESVAELFRQCGEIALIRILRPGHPVPAEVRQAISKRQELETDEECALIEFTDSAAARAAQQLTLGDAVIYELQQISTGEKKRKQQLSQQQNQPQSQPSKKSVSARLSAARENVYSSSNCPNSSEEDIRNSRLKSGRINQGKRDMPLPSPYTCHGPPSPEPWLPRRFSACAISGTENNSLLFRRLSTCSSTGSSSDVSSYSGRRFSSCSSGSDTSFGSSLYHHSPHQSHHNLYPPFNYWPGQPAARRFSCCTPPNITPPNIGGYGFDYPNGPFYHQTGRRGSAECGTFLRRLSNCSRDSGYDPGSRRLSSCSSGSDSCSGFRPRSNSGFVLMAHLPENVTRLPSGPDGTRGFGRSNSAVENSTSKTSVDPSCG from the exons atggatGAACAATCAGACATTCAACGGGAATCAATGGACGAGGTGGGAAATCTGATATTCTCGCCGCCGTTGATGAGAAAATCCGATACTCGAGACAGCATATCGTCTATTGACAGCGACGTCAGTTTATCTTTTGACAGACGAGGCTCGAAAAGTGAAGATGCCGATTTTTCGGATTTAGGAAGTGGCGGTGATGAACCCGATCGTATTTCGCCAACACTATCAAGAGTAACGACTGCTGCGACAACGACAGAGTCACCAGAGACGTGTCTTGATAACGTTGATAACGATcatgtaaatattaatgaggatgataaaaataaaggtgAATCTGACGGGTATTATTCAAAAAGTAGTGATGAAGCGAGTGCTTTAACCCCACCGAATTCGCCGTCTAATCAGGAAGAAGAGACAGCGATAATCTGTAGTGACGAACTGGCTGAAAAAATAGCCGCTcaagttgaattttatttctccGATGAGAATATTGTGAAGGATGCGTTTTTACTTAAACatgtaaaaagaaataaagagGGATATGTATCGTTGAAACTTATCTCGAGTTTCAAACGAGTTAAACATTTGAGCCGAGATTGGAGGATTGTTGGCGCAGCTCTTCGAGCTAAATCTACTAAATTGCAAGTAAATGAACTGGGTACTAAACTCAGACGACGAGATCCTCTTCCACAGTATGACCAAACACTGCCATCAAGAACAGTAATCGCAGCTAAACTTCCGCTCGAGAAACTGACCATTGAATCGGTCGCTGAATTATTCCGACAGTGCGGCGAAATCGCTCTTATTCGTATATTAAGACCGGGACATCCGGTTCCAGCAGAG GTTCGTCAAGCGATTTCAAAAAGACAAGAGCTTGAGACCGATGAAGAATGTGCCCTAATAGAGTTTACAGACTCTGCTGCTGCACGGGCAGCTCAGCAGCTGACCTTGGGTGATGCTGTGATTTATGAGCTTCAGCAGATATCTACAGGAGAGAAAAAACGTAAGCAGCAGTTGAGTCAACAGCAAAACCAACCGCAATCTCAACCGTCAAAAAAGAGTGTTTCAGCAAGGCTGTCTGCTGCGCGAGAAAATGTTTATAGTTCATCAAATTGCCCGAACAGTTCTGAAGAGGACATTCGGAACTCCAGATTAAAATCCGGCAGAATTAATCAGGGCAAAAGAGACATGCCGCTACCTAGTCCTTATACTTGTcatg gcCCACCGTCGCCAGAGCCTTGGCTGCCAAGACGATTTTCTGCATGTGCTATTTCCGGGACAGAAAATAATTCACTTCTATTCCGCCGACTCTCAACGTGTTCTAGCACAGGCTCTAGCTCAGACGTTTCAAGTTACTCTGGTAGACGTTTCTCATCTTGTTCATCTGGTTCAGATACTAGTTTCGGTTCGTCTCTGTATCACCATTCCCCTCATCAAAGTCACCACAATCTCTACCCTCCATTTAATTATTGGCCTGGTCAACCAGCGGCTCGTCGATTCTCTTGCTGCACACCCCCGAATATAACTCCTCCGAATATAGGAGGCTACGGCTTTGATTACCCCAACGGGCCGTTTTATCATCAAACAGGTAGACGTGGGTCTGCAGAGTGTGGGACATTTCTCAGGAGACTCTCCAATTGCAGCAGAGATTCTGGTTATGATCCAGGATCTAGAAGACTCTCGTCTTGTTCATCTGGTTCTGATTCTTGTTCAGGTTTTCGTCCTCGTAGTAATAGTGGATTCGTCCTGATGGCTCATTTGCCTGAAAATGTAACCAGATTACCATCAGGACCCGATGGTACTCGTGGATTTGGTAGGAGTAATTCTGCTGTTGAAAATTCAACATCAAAAACTTCTGTTGATCCGTCCTGtggataa